A single window of Ovis aries strain OAR_USU_Benz2616 breed Rambouillet chromosome 24, ARS-UI_Ramb_v3.0, whole genome shotgun sequence DNA harbors:
- the PRRT2 gene encoding proline-rich transmembrane protein 2 isoform X1: protein MSHPKAKETPTFLPFPQRQSKAGPETGASLSWAAALKATSSLLTPSLSPPLAGFAAVFTAVPSFPQRPSPLSCLKMAASSSEISEIKAVEEGPQTQGEGPGHSEGQTGSPQVPAGVSDEPETLQPGPDVMGAPVDSEPKVGLAPETTETPTGAPEAAQARDLSSSPGGEAKANSSTEETCQELASKPEVSKEATADPESNLESAAPLEPASEPAPQPEPQLDPQPEPQPASQSTSTPALQPEPPTQEEPTSEILSENMGEKQENGAVVPLQAGDGDGEEGPAPQPHSPPSTKTPPANGAPPRVLQQLVEEDRLGKAHSGHSGSPRGSLSRHPSSQLVGSGVEGGEGTQKPRDYIILAILSCFCPMWPVNIVAFAYAVMSRNSLQQGDVDGAQRLGRVAKLLSIVALVGGILIIIASCVINLGGPLP, encoded by the exons ATGTCCCAccccaaagcaaaggaaaccccaacttttcttccttttccccagaGGCAGTCCAAGGCTGGCCCTGAGACAGGAGCATCGCTCTCTTGGGCTGCAGCGCTGAAAGCTACCTCTTCCCTCCTCACACCAAGCCTGTCTCCTCCTCTTGCAGGATTTGCTGCTGTCTTCACCGCCGTTCCATCCTTCCCTCAgaggccctctcccctctcctgtcTCAAGATGGCAGCTAGCAGCTCTGAGATCTCTGAGATTAAGGCCGTAGAGGAGGGTCCCCAGACCCAGGGAGAAGGGCCTGGCCATTCTGAAGGCCAAACTGGCTCTCCCCAGGTCCCAGCTGGGGTCTCAGATGAGCCAGAGACCCTGCAGCCAGGCCCAGACGTCATGGGGGCCCCTGTGGACTCAGAGCCCAAGGTTGGGCTGGCTCCAGAAACCACAGAGACCCCAACCGGGGCCCCTGAAGCAGCTCAGGCCAGAGACCTCAGCTCAAGCCCAGGAGGGGAAGCAAAGGCCAACTCCAGCACTGAAGAAACATGCCAAGAGCTAGCATCCAAACCCGAAGTGAGCAAAGAGGCCACTGCAGACCCGGAATCCAACCTGGAATCCGCAGCCCCGCTTGAGCCAGCCTCAGAGCCTGCCCCCCAGCCAGAACCCCAGTTAGACCCCCAGCCAGAGCCCCAGCCAGCTTCCCAGTCCACCTCCACACCAGCCCTTCAGCCAGAACCCCCTACCCAGGAGGAGCCCACCTCTGAGATCCTGAGCGAGAACATGGGAGAAAAGCAGGAGAACGGGGCAGTGGTTCCCCTGCAggctggtgatggtgatggggAAGAAGGTCCAGCCCCCCAGCCTCACTCACCACCCTCCACAAAGACCCCCCCAGCCAATGGGGCCCCACCCCGTGTACTGCAGCAGCTGGTGGAGGAGGATCGACTAGGAAAGGCTCACAGTGGGCATTCAGGATCTCCCCGAGGAAGCCTGAGCCGCCACCCTAGCTCCCAGCTCGTAGGGTCTGGGGTAGAGGGGGGTGAAGGCACCCAGAAACCTCGGGACTACATCATCCTTGCCATCCTGTCCTGCTTCTGCCCCATGTGGCCTGTCAACATCGTGGCCTTCGCTTATGCTGTCATG TCCCGAAACAGCTTGCAACAGGGGGACGTGGATGGGGCCCAGCGTCTGGGTCGCGTGGCCAAGCTCTTAAGCATCGTGGCACTGGTAGGGGGGATCCTCATCATTATCGCCTCCTGCGTCATCAATTTAGGCG GGCCCCTTCCCTAG
- the PAGR1 gene encoding PAXIP1-associated glutamate-rich protein 1, whose amino-acid sequence MSLVRGHGDIAATTAAPLSEEGEVTSGLQALAVEDTGGPSASADQAEEEGEGGREEAEHEGSGAEEVQGEAPSPEGEERAKGESEDWCVPCSDEEVELPADGQSWMPPPSEIQRLYELLAAHGTLELQAEILPRRPPTPEAQSEEERSDEEPEAKEEEEEKPHMPTEFDFDDEPMTPKDSLIDRRRTPGSSARSQKREARLDKVLSDMKRHKKLEEQILRTGRDLFSLDSEDASPASPPLRSSGSSLFPRQRKY is encoded by the exons ATGTCCCTTGTCCGGGGCCATGGAGACATTGCAGCCACCACGGCGGCGCCTCTGTCTGAAGAAGGGGAAGTGACCTCCGGTCTCCAGGCTCTGGCTGTGGAGGATACCGGAGGCCCCTCTGCTTCGGCCGACCAAGccgaggaagagggagaaggaggccGGGAGGAGGCTGAGCATGAGGGGTCCGGGGCCGAGGAGGTGCAGGGAGAAGCCCCCAGCCCTGAGGGGGAGGAGCGTGCCAAGGGAGAATCCGAAGACTGGTGCGTGCCCTGCAGCGATGAAGAAGTGGAGCTGCCCGCAGATGGGCAGTCCTGGATGCCACCCCCGTCTGAAATCCAACGGCTCTATGAACTGCTGGCTGCCCACGGTACCCTGGAGCTTCAGGCTGAGATCTTGCCCCGCCGGCCACCCACGCCTGAGGCCCAGAGTGAAGAGGAGAGATCCGATGAGGAGCCAGAGgccaaagaggaggaagaggaaaa ACCACACATGCCTACAGAATTTGACTTTGATGATGAGCCAATGACACCAAAGGACTCCCTGATTGACCGGAGGCGCACCCCAG GAAGCTCAGCCCGGAGCCAGAAACGGGAGGCCCGCCTGGACAAGGTCCTTTCAGACATGAAGCGACACAAGAAGCTAGAGGAGCAGATCCTTCGTACCGGCAGGGACCTCTTCAGCCTGGACTCAGAGGACGCCAGCCCCGCCAGCCCCCCGCTCCGGTCCTCAGGAAGTAGTCTCTTCCCCCGGCAGCGGAAATACTGA
- the PRRT2 gene encoding proline-rich transmembrane protein 2 isoform X2: MSHPKAKETPTFLPFPQRQSKAGPETGASLSWAAALKATSSLLTPSLSPPLAGFAAVFTAVPSFPQRPSPLSCLKMAASSSEISEIKAVEEGPQTQGEGPGHSEGQTGSPQVPAGVSDEPETLQPGPDVMGAPVDSEPKVGLAPETTETPTGAPEAAQARDLSSSPGGEAKANSSTEETCQELASKPEVSKEATADPESNLESAAPLEPASEPAPQPEPQLDPQPEPQPASQSTSTPALQPEPPTQEEPTSEILSENMGEKQENGAVVPLQAGDGDGEEGPAPQPHSPPSTKTPPANGAPPRVLQQLVEEDRLGKAHSGHSGSPRGSLSRHPSSQLVGSGVEGGEGTQKPRDYIILAILSCFCPMWPVNIVAFAYAVMSRNSLQQGDVDGAQRLGRVAKLLSIVALVGGILIIIASCVINLGVYK; this comes from the exons ATGTCCCAccccaaagcaaaggaaaccccaacttttcttccttttccccagaGGCAGTCCAAGGCTGGCCCTGAGACAGGAGCATCGCTCTCTTGGGCTGCAGCGCTGAAAGCTACCTCTTCCCTCCTCACACCAAGCCTGTCTCCTCCTCTTGCAGGATTTGCTGCTGTCTTCACCGCCGTTCCATCCTTCCCTCAgaggccctctcccctctcctgtcTCAAGATGGCAGCTAGCAGCTCTGAGATCTCTGAGATTAAGGCCGTAGAGGAGGGTCCCCAGACCCAGGGAGAAGGGCCTGGCCATTCTGAAGGCCAAACTGGCTCTCCCCAGGTCCCAGCTGGGGTCTCAGATGAGCCAGAGACCCTGCAGCCAGGCCCAGACGTCATGGGGGCCCCTGTGGACTCAGAGCCCAAGGTTGGGCTGGCTCCAGAAACCACAGAGACCCCAACCGGGGCCCCTGAAGCAGCTCAGGCCAGAGACCTCAGCTCAAGCCCAGGAGGGGAAGCAAAGGCCAACTCCAGCACTGAAGAAACATGCCAAGAGCTAGCATCCAAACCCGAAGTGAGCAAAGAGGCCACTGCAGACCCGGAATCCAACCTGGAATCCGCAGCCCCGCTTGAGCCAGCCTCAGAGCCTGCCCCCCAGCCAGAACCCCAGTTAGACCCCCAGCCAGAGCCCCAGCCAGCTTCCCAGTCCACCTCCACACCAGCCCTTCAGCCAGAACCCCCTACCCAGGAGGAGCCCACCTCTGAGATCCTGAGCGAGAACATGGGAGAAAAGCAGGAGAACGGGGCAGTGGTTCCCCTGCAggctggtgatggtgatggggAAGAAGGTCCAGCCCCCCAGCCTCACTCACCACCCTCCACAAAGACCCCCCCAGCCAATGGGGCCCCACCCCGTGTACTGCAGCAGCTGGTGGAGGAGGATCGACTAGGAAAGGCTCACAGTGGGCATTCAGGATCTCCCCGAGGAAGCCTGAGCCGCCACCCTAGCTCCCAGCTCGTAGGGTCTGGGGTAGAGGGGGGTGAAGGCACCCAGAAACCTCGGGACTACATCATCCTTGCCATCCTGTCCTGCTTCTGCCCCATGTGGCCTGTCAACATCGTGGCCTTCGCTTATGCTGTCATG TCCCGAAACAGCTTGCAACAGGGGGACGTGGATGGGGCCCAGCGTCTGGGTCGCGTGGCCAAGCTCTTAAGCATCGTGGCACTGGTAGGGGGGATCCTCATCATTATCGCCTCCTGCGTCATCAATTTAGGCG tGTATAAGTGA
- the PRRT2 gene encoding proline-rich transmembrane protein 2 isoform X3 yields the protein MAASSSEISEIKAVEEGPQTQGEGPGHSEGQTGSPQVPAGVSDEPETLQPGPDVMGAPVDSEPKVGLAPETTETPTGAPEAAQARDLSSSPGGEAKANSSTEETCQELASKPEVSKEATADPESNLESAAPLEPASEPAPQPEPQLDPQPEPQPASQSTSTPALQPEPPTQEEPTSEILSENMGEKQENGAVVPLQAGDGDGEEGPAPQPHSPPSTKTPPANGAPPRVLQQLVEEDRLGKAHSGHSGSPRGSLSRHPSSQLVGSGVEGGEGTQKPRDYIILAILSCFCPMWPVNIVAFAYAVMSRNSLQQGDVDGAQRLGRVAKLLSIVALVGGILIIIASCVINLGVYK from the exons ATGGCAGCTAGCAGCTCTGAGATCTCTGAGATTAAGGCCGTAGAGGAGGGTCCCCAGACCCAGGGAGAAGGGCCTGGCCATTCTGAAGGCCAAACTGGCTCTCCCCAGGTCCCAGCTGGGGTCTCAGATGAGCCAGAGACCCTGCAGCCAGGCCCAGACGTCATGGGGGCCCCTGTGGACTCAGAGCCCAAGGTTGGGCTGGCTCCAGAAACCACAGAGACCCCAACCGGGGCCCCTGAAGCAGCTCAGGCCAGAGACCTCAGCTCAAGCCCAGGAGGGGAAGCAAAGGCCAACTCCAGCACTGAAGAAACATGCCAAGAGCTAGCATCCAAACCCGAAGTGAGCAAAGAGGCCACTGCAGACCCGGAATCCAACCTGGAATCCGCAGCCCCGCTTGAGCCAGCCTCAGAGCCTGCCCCCCAGCCAGAACCCCAGTTAGACCCCCAGCCAGAGCCCCAGCCAGCTTCCCAGTCCACCTCCACACCAGCCCTTCAGCCAGAACCCCCTACCCAGGAGGAGCCCACCTCTGAGATCCTGAGCGAGAACATGGGAGAAAAGCAGGAGAACGGGGCAGTGGTTCCCCTGCAggctggtgatggtgatggggAAGAAGGTCCAGCCCCCCAGCCTCACTCACCACCCTCCACAAAGACCCCCCCAGCCAATGGGGCCCCACCCCGTGTACTGCAGCAGCTGGTGGAGGAGGATCGACTAGGAAAGGCTCACAGTGGGCATTCAGGATCTCCCCGAGGAAGCCTGAGCCGCCACCCTAGCTCCCAGCTCGTAGGGTCTGGGGTAGAGGGGGGTGAAGGCACCCAGAAACCTCGGGACTACATCATCCTTGCCATCCTGTCCTGCTTCTGCCCCATGTGGCCTGTCAACATCGTGGCCTTCGCTTATGCTGTCATG TCCCGAAACAGCTTGCAACAGGGGGACGTGGATGGGGCCCAGCGTCTGGGTCGCGTGGCCAAGCTCTTAAGCATCGTGGCACTGGTAGGGGGGATCCTCATCATTATCGCCTCCTGCGTCATCAATTTAGGCG tGTATAAGTGA